Genomic segment of Calditrichota bacterium:
AGCACACACTCACGCACTCACTCAGTTTCAATCCTTGTTTTGCTGGATCGGCCTCCCAAACCGTCAACTACCCGCTCAATTGTTGCACGGTACTGGTAGTTTCAATCCTTGTTTTGCTGGATCGGCCTCCCAAACACATAACCGACTTCTCGCGTCCGCAATTTCTTGCGGTTTCAATCCTTGTTTTGCTGGATCGGCCTCCCAAACTCGGGGCGCGGCAAAAGCGGTGCGCCCCGCCGACCAGTTTCAATCCTTGTTTTGCTGGATCGGCCTCCCAAACGGTGCGTCCACGCCCACGCGGGGCACGCCGATTGCGTTTCAATCCTTGTTTTGCTGGATCGGCCTCCCAAACGCCGGCCCCGGGGCGGATCCAGATGACCTGCAGGGGGTTTCAATCCTTGTTTTGCTGGATCGGCCTCCCAAACTTGACTTCTCGGACGGCGAGGTACGACTGTGGAAACGTTTCAATCCTTGTTTTGCTGGATCGGCCTCCCAAACAGGTTCCCCTCTGCAACCCCATGTGACTTCACTGCTTGCGCCGCTTGTTCCGTCGCCTATTCTGGCCAGAAAAACGGCCCCGACACCGCAAAAAGGGCCCCAACAAGGTCGCAGCTGCAGCCACGGCGTAGCCCCGACTGCCTTGACTTTCCGGTACTTGGAAAGGGATCCTCCCTCATCTTCGCATAAATTCCCTACAGGCAAACCAGGACCGCTGCGGACGGCGCTCACACGCAGAGGTTGCGATAGCAACAATCCGCGCACTGGGCAGGGGTGCCCCGCTGCTGGGGGAAATAGCCCGTCTGGATAATGCGCAGAACCTCCTGTACACTGTTGCGTGCTTTGGCAAAGTCAGCCGGCCTGAACGCGACCTCACGCAAAAAGTTCTTTGAACGTACGTAGACCAGGTAGCCGCGCATGACCGATGCCCGGAAGGCCTCGGCGATCAACAAAGCTTGCAGGCAGAGCTGCGTGCGGTGGGTGGCGAAGACGAACGGGCGGTACTCGGCAAATTTGTACTCCAGCGGAGCCAATGTGCCGTCGGCCAGCCATAGCACCTCGTCCACTATGCCACGCAACTGGAGCTCCGGACTCGCCAGGTATACGGACACCGCCTTGCGTACGACGTTGATCCGTTTGCGCAGATAATCGGGGTTCATCTTGACCTTGCGCGCGTGGACTTCTCTTCCCATCAAGACTTTGAAGCGGGTCTCTTCATGCTCGGGGATGCCCAGGCACTCCT
This window contains:
- the cas4 gene encoding CRISPR-associated protein Cas4, giving the protein MKSEPSFSETPNVSITITQVMAYLFCPRFTYFEECLGIPEHEETRFKVLMGREVHARKVKMNPDYLRKRINVVRKAVSVYLASPELQLRGIVDEVLWLADGTLAPLEYKFAEYRPFVFATHRTQLCLQALLIAEAFRASVMRGYLVYVRSKNFLREVAFRPADFAKARNSVQEVLRIIQTGYFPQQRGTPAQCADCCYRNLCV